From Miscanthus floridulus cultivar M001 chromosome 15, ASM1932011v1, whole genome shotgun sequence, the proteins below share one genomic window:
- the LOC136507046 gene encoding BURP domain-containing protein 15-like: MHPSALLLIMVAAIAAPACATTAVTTPAARFWEENLPGTPMPPTIAELVQKGTDHSPLKQPSSSPQVYQPDACLGYSYRITCSPSAAVAATGVFFRQENVALGSVMTVHFPPVDPFPYAVYRCHMEKEASTEAYVLTLRGLQYGSGAPVVVDMVAVCHLDTSNWSSAHPAFETLNLRPGGAPVCHFMPYADLLFTEKAANA; encoded by the coding sequence ATGCACCCGTCAGCACTTCTTCTTATCATGGTGGCCGCCATCGCTGCCCCAGCCTGCGCCACCACCGCCGTTACCACTCCGGCAGCGAGGTTCTGGGAGGAGAACCTCCCGGGCACGCCAATGCCGCCGACCATCGCGGAACTCGTCCAGAAAGGCACCGACCACTCGCCGCTCAAGCAGCCGTCGTCCTCCCCACAAGTGTACCAGCCCGACGCGTGCCTCGGCTACAGCTACCGGATCACCTGCAGCCCGAGCGCGGCCGTAGCGGCGACGGGCGTCTTCTTCCGCCAGGAGAACGTGGCCCTCGGCAGCGTCATGACGGTGCACTTCCCGCCCGTCGACCCGTTCCCGTACGCCGTCTACAGGTGCCACATGGAGAAGGAGGCGTCCACTGAGGCGTACGTGCTCACGCTCCGAGGTCTCCAGTATGGCAGCGGGGCCCCGGTGGTGGTCGACATGGTGGCCGTCTGCCACCTCGACACCTCCAACTGGAGCTCGGCTCACCCGGCGTTCGAGACGCTGAACCTCCGGCCCGGCGGCGCGCCGGTGTGCCACTTCATGCCGTACGCGGATCTGTTGTTCACTGAGAAGGCGGCCAACGCCTAA